The following is a genomic window from Parus major isolate Abel unplaced genomic scaffold, Parus_major1.1 Scaffold505, whole genome shotgun sequence.
NNNNNNNNNNNNNNNNNNNNNNNNNNNNNNNNNNNNNNNNNNNNNNNNNNNNNNNNNNNNNNNNNNNNNNNNNNNNNNNNNNNNNNNNNNNNNNNNNNNNNNNNNNNNNNNNNNNNNNNNNNNNNNNNNNNNNNNNNNNNNNNNNNNNNNNNNNNNNNNNNNNNNNNNNNNNNNNNNNNNNNNNNNNNNNNNNNNNNNNNNNNNNNNNNNNNNNNNNNNNNNNNNNNNNNNNNNNNNNNNNNNNNNNNNNNNNNNNNNNNNNNNNNNNNNNNNNNNNNNNNNNNNNNNNNNNNNNNNNNNNNNNNNNNNNNNNNNNNNNNNNNNNNNNNNNNNNNNNNNNNNNNNNNNNNNNNNNNNNNNNNNNNNNNNNNNNNNNNNNNNNNNNNNNNTACCTTGTCCAGAgcctcctggagcagcccctcGGCCTCGTCCCAGCGGCCCTGGGCCATGGCGGCCACGGCCTGGCccgacagcagcagcagcgtggGGCAGGCGCGCTCCGCCAGCTCCTGGAACGTGTAAAACgcctcctgcagcttctccccgCCCTGCAAACACACCGGGCACGACTGTGTTCATGGGCATCCCTGGGGATTcctggggatccctggggatTGTGTTCATGGGGATCCCTGGGGATTGTGTTCATGGGGGATCCCTGGGGATTGTGTCCATGGGGATCCCTGGGGATTGTGTCCATGGGGGATCCCTGGGGATTCCTGGGGATTGTGTTCATGGGGATCcctggggatccctggggatTGTGTTCATGGGGATTcctggggatccctggggatTGTGTTCATGGGGATTcctggggatccctggggatTGTGTTCATGGGGGATCcctggggatccctggggatTGTGTCCATGGGGGATTcctggggatccctggggatTCCAGACAGGGATTGTGTTCATGGGGGATTcctggggatccctggggatTGTGTTCATGGGGGATTCCAGAgcctcctgcagcttctccccgCCCTGCAAACACACCGGGCATGACTGTGTTCATGGGGATCcctggggatccctggggatTGTGTTCATGGGGGATTCCAGACAGGGATTGTGTTCATGGGGATCcctggggatccctggggatTCCAGACAGGGATTGTGTTCCTGGGGGATTCCAGACAAGGATTGTGTTCCTGGGGGATCCCTGGGGATTGTGTCCATGGAATATCCCTCGGGATTGTGTTCATGGGGGATCCCTGGGGATTGAGTCCATGGGGGATTCCCAGGGATTCCAGACAGGGATTGTATCCATGGGAATATTCCCAGGGATTCCAGACAGGGATTCCAGCCATGAGAATATTCCTGGGGGATTCCAGTCAGGGATCCCAGTCAGGGCTCATTCCCAGTCAGGGATCCCAGTCAGGGCTCATTCCCAGTCAGGGATCCCAGTCAGGGCTCATTCCCAGTCAGGGATCCCAGTCAGGGCTCATTCCCATGCTGGGAATTCCTGATTCCCACCCACATGGTGTAAATTCCATGGAATTTGGGGAGTTTATTTCCACCCCCTCGTCACCTGCACTCCCAAACCGAGCGCCTTTGCCTCATTCCCAAAGGCCTCCAAGGACATTCTGTGTCCTCTGGGATACTCTGGGAATgttttgggaatgttttgggaatgttttgggaCCCACCATGGCCAGGTTCACCCAGGCTGTGGCCAGCTGGGTCAGGGTGGCGTCCTCGTCCTGctcctgcattttcttcagctccttcctgcaggaaaagtgggaaaaatcacaaaggaaaagggatttcagcacaaaaataaaaatttgggggggtttttccccccacttGAGTTTTCCAGGAGAGGCTTGGATTGattcctggagaagggaaagggaaaggagatggaaaagggAAANNNNNNNNNNNNNNNNNNNNNNNNNNNNNNNNNNNNNNNNNNNNNNNNNNNNNNNNNNNNNNNNNNNNNNNNNNNNNNNNNNNNNNNNNNNNNNNNNNNNNNNNNNNNNNNNNNNNNNNNNNNNNNNNNNNNNNNNNNNNNNNNNNNNNNNNNNNNNNNNNNNNNNNNNNNNNNNNNNNNNNNNNNNNNNNNNNNNNNNNNNNNNNNNNNNNNNNNNNNNNNNNNNNNNNNNNNNNNNNNNNNNNNNNNNNNNNNNNNNNNNNNNNNNNN
Proteins encoded in this region:
- the COPE gene encoding coatomer subunit epsilon, with protein sequence MAAGTGAAPPGEADELFDLRNNFYIGAYQAAINEAQRAKPSSPEKELERDVFLFRAYIAQVRPGWGNSGNPGIVWAGRTSLSLLQESIQASPGKLKWGEKPPQIFIFVLKSLFLCDFSHFSCRKELKKMQEQDEDATLTQLATAWVNLAMGGEKLQEAFYTFQELAERACPTLLLLSGQAVAAMAQGRWDEAEGLLQEALDKENDFDRLALQYTPSA